Proteins encoded by one window of Procambarus clarkii isolate CNS0578487 chromosome 92, FALCON_Pclarkii_2.0, whole genome shotgun sequence:
- the Rpn10 gene encoding 26S proteasome non-ATPase regulatory subunit 4 isoform X1 produces the protein MVLESTIICVDNSEYMRNGDYVPTRLQAQQDAVNTICRFKLRSNPENNVGLLTLANTEVLATLTTDVGKILTPLHKVLPNGNINLLTGIRIAHLALKHRQSKNHKMRIVAFVGSPVEVEEKEIVKVAKRLKKEKVNIDIINFGETDCNQSLLEAMVSTINGREGGSSHLVTVPPSPHLADALLSSPIVQGEDGGPAASFATGGGFEFGVDPNEDPELALALRVSMEEQRQRQQEEERRVAQESTTTVTPMETTPKPPTTTPTPQTTAPTEAGGQSEEEMLQQALAMSLEAGAVSQSAAANTGTSAGSTPAVGGSASSAGKGSISGSSLSSATIPDFSAMTEEEQIAYAMQISMQDCKPKEEAMDVDPPASAAKPSESLKAKKEEEEQDFSRVMADPAFLESVLQNLPGVDPQSQVVKEAVGSLTQQDKDKDKDKDKKKDEKK, from the exons ATGGTCCTCGAGAGCACCATCATCTG CGTTGACAACAGTGAATATATGAGAAATGGAGACTACGTTCCCACTCGCCTGCAGGCCCAGCAGGATGCCGTCAACACCATCTGTCGCTTTAAGTTGCGTTCTAACCCAGAAAATAACGTTGGCCTCTTAACCTTGGCAAA TACGGAAGTATTGGCAACATTGACTACTGATGTTGGGAAAATTTTGACTCCGCTCCACAAAGTCTTACCAAATGGGAACATTAATCTTCTTACTGGTATTCGCATTGCTCAT TTGGCTCTGAAACATCGGCAGAGCAAGAACCATAAGATGCGCATTGTTGCCTTTGTAGGTAGTCCTGTGGAAGTGGAGGAGAAGGAGATTGTCAAAGTGGCCAAGCGCCTGAAGAAGGAGAAAGTCAACATTGATATAATCAACTTTGGTGAGACT GATTGTAACCAATCATTGCTGGAAGCCATGGTTAGTACAATTAATGGTCGTGAAGGAGGGAGTTCTCACCTCGTCACTGTGCCACCATCGCCACATCTAGCCGATGCTCTTTTGTCGTCTCCCATTGTGCAG GGTGAAGATGGAGGACCTGCTGCCAGCTTTGCTACTGGTGGAGGCTTTGAATTTGGTGTCGATCCTAATGAAGATCCGGAGCTAGCACTG GCTCTACGTGTGTCTATGGAAGAGCAACGGCAACGACAGCAGGAAGAGGAGCGACGTGTAGCTCAAGAATCTACCACGACTGTCACACCCATGGAAacaacacccaagccaccgacgaCAACCCCTACTCCCCAGACCACAGCACCAACTGAAG CTGGTGGTCAGTCTGAAGAAGAAATGCTGCAGCAGGCTCTAGCCATGTCTCTGGAGGCAGGGGCCGTGTCACAGAGTGCCGCTGCCAACACTGGCACATCTGCTGGAAGTACGCCTGCTGTCGGTGGTTCAGCAAGTAGTGCTGGCAAGGGGAGTATCTCGGGCAGTAGCTTATCATCTGCCACCATCCCCGATTTCTCTGCTATGACTGAGGAAGAACAGATAGCATATGCCATGCAAATTTCCATGCAAGACTGCA AGCCAAAGGAGGAAGCGATGGATGTGGACCCCCCTGCTTCAGCTGCTAAGCCATCAGAAAGCTTGAAG GCaaaaaaggaagaggaggaacaAGATTTCTCAAGGGTAATGGCAGATCCAGCTTTCCTGGAGAGTGTGTTGCAGAACCTGCCAGGGGTGGATCCCCAGAGCCAGGTGGTGAAGGAGGCTGTTGGTTCACTCACTCAACAGGATAAGGATAAAGATAAGGATAAAGATAAGAAAAAAGATGAAAAAAAGTAA
- the Rpn10 gene encoding 26S proteasome non-ATPase regulatory subunit 4 isoform X2, with translation MRNGDYVPTRLQAQQDAVNTICRFKLRSNPENNVGLLTLANTEVLATLTTDVGKILTPLHKVLPNGNINLLTGIRIAHLALKHRQSKNHKMRIVAFVGSPVEVEEKEIVKVAKRLKKEKVNIDIINFGETDCNQSLLEAMVSTINGREGGSSHLVTVPPSPHLADALLSSPIVQGEDGGPAASFATGGGFEFGVDPNEDPELALALRVSMEEQRQRQQEEERRVAQESTTTVTPMETTPKPPTTTPTPQTTAPTEAGGQSEEEMLQQALAMSLEAGAVSQSAAANTGTSAGSTPAVGGSASSAGKGSISGSSLSSATIPDFSAMTEEEQIAYAMQISMQDCKPKEEAMDVDPPASAAKPSESLKAKKEEEEQDFSRVMADPAFLESVLQNLPGVDPQSQVVKEAVGSLTQQDKDKDKDKDKKKDEKK, from the exons ATGAGAAATGGAGACTACGTTCCCACTCGCCTGCAGGCCCAGCAGGATGCCGTCAACACCATCTGTCGCTTTAAGTTGCGTTCTAACCCAGAAAATAACGTTGGCCTCTTAACCTTGGCAAA TACGGAAGTATTGGCAACATTGACTACTGATGTTGGGAAAATTTTGACTCCGCTCCACAAAGTCTTACCAAATGGGAACATTAATCTTCTTACTGGTATTCGCATTGCTCAT TTGGCTCTGAAACATCGGCAGAGCAAGAACCATAAGATGCGCATTGTTGCCTTTGTAGGTAGTCCTGTGGAAGTGGAGGAGAAGGAGATTGTCAAAGTGGCCAAGCGCCTGAAGAAGGAGAAAGTCAACATTGATATAATCAACTTTGGTGAGACT GATTGTAACCAATCATTGCTGGAAGCCATGGTTAGTACAATTAATGGTCGTGAAGGAGGGAGTTCTCACCTCGTCACTGTGCCACCATCGCCACATCTAGCCGATGCTCTTTTGTCGTCTCCCATTGTGCAG GGTGAAGATGGAGGACCTGCTGCCAGCTTTGCTACTGGTGGAGGCTTTGAATTTGGTGTCGATCCTAATGAAGATCCGGAGCTAGCACTG GCTCTACGTGTGTCTATGGAAGAGCAACGGCAACGACAGCAGGAAGAGGAGCGACGTGTAGCTCAAGAATCTACCACGACTGTCACACCCATGGAAacaacacccaagccaccgacgaCAACCCCTACTCCCCAGACCACAGCACCAACTGAAG CTGGTGGTCAGTCTGAAGAAGAAATGCTGCAGCAGGCTCTAGCCATGTCTCTGGAGGCAGGGGCCGTGTCACAGAGTGCCGCTGCCAACACTGGCACATCTGCTGGAAGTACGCCTGCTGTCGGTGGTTCAGCAAGTAGTGCTGGCAAGGGGAGTATCTCGGGCAGTAGCTTATCATCTGCCACCATCCCCGATTTCTCTGCTATGACTGAGGAAGAACAGATAGCATATGCCATGCAAATTTCCATGCAAGACTGCA AGCCAAAGGAGGAAGCGATGGATGTGGACCCCCCTGCTTCAGCTGCTAAGCCATCAGAAAGCTTGAAG GCaaaaaaggaagaggaggaacaAGATTTCTCAAGGGTAATGGCAGATCCAGCTTTCCTGGAGAGTGTGTTGCAGAACCTGCCAGGGGTGGATCCCCAGAGCCAGGTGGTGAAGGAGGCTGTTGGTTCACTCACTCAACAGGATAAGGATAAAGATAAGGATAAAGATAAGAAAAAAGATGAAAAAAAGTAA